Genomic DNA from Lactococcus garvieae:
AGAGTAATCGGATATGAAAATTTTTGATAAAGTTAGAGCTTCTGAGGGATTCGTACAAATATTATTTTTATAGTCTGGAAAGTGATCAACAATATAATTGGCAAATTTATTATGGGGCACAATCAATAACTTATCTAATAAATTATTTTCTTCAAAGGCTTTAATGACCGAAATGATGTCCCGATAATAACTTGTTTTTTCTAGCTTATTTTCATAAACTAAATGCTCTTCCCAATATCTATAAGTTGGCATATAAGAATAATATTTTAAGTCATTAATTACTGGATTATCAAAAGTCGCTAGACCGCTAAGCAAAAGGTCGTCAGGTCGATAGCCTACTTTGTAGAATTCTTTCGCCTCTAATTCCGAACTAATAATAACTTTTTTTAAATTTATTTTTATATTTTTTTTATGAAAACCCGCGGCCATTGGATTTTCAATTGGCTTAGCAAACATAATTCCATGCTGTAAAAATATCAAAGGAGTTTCAGTGATTTTACTTCTGAGTTTGTTGAGGAATATCCTATCATTAATGACATGATTTGAAAATTCCGTACTAATGAAGTTGTCTGCTTTATATATGAGTTGATAGTGCTTCAAAGAATATTTTTTTACTAAATTTTTCCCATATTTTTCTTTAAGCATTGAAAAATCTTTACTTCTTTTATCTAAAATAAAATAGTTTTTTGAAAGTGTATTCTCTGATAAAACTCTATCAAAAACTTTAATTGCGGATTCGTCTGCCTTTTTTGAAAATTTTTCAAAGTACAAGTTTATAGGCATGTTACCTACTTTTTTACTGGTAAGACTTGCAATGCTTTGCTTGAGGACATTGGATAAAGAATATTCCTCTGAAAAAGGTAATATGGTACAACTTGTACCTCCACCCACATTTCCTCTGAAAAGCATGATATTATTATTTAACTTTTTTCGTGCAAAAACTTCAAAGTCCTCTTTTAAATTATTTTTCATATAAAGAGGATATAATTTTTCTGATTCACTGCCTAAATAAAGTCCTCTGTGAATTTCTTCCGTATTCGTAAGGACTTCTATTGGTATTTTTGCATAAGCAAGACTTTTCCCGCGATTAGTAGATAGTCTTCTAAATCTCGAAATAGGATGATCATTTCCTTTAATGTAAATATAATCATACATTCCTGTAGTTTTCTTATAAGTATTACTATATTTTCCATATATAATAACCGAGTCTTTAACAAATGATATTTTAAGGTCTGTTTTAATGCTGTAAGCTTTTTTTGCAATACAAGTCAAATAATTTTTCCCTTTATAAGAATATATATAAAAGACTCTTTTATTGATTTTTAACTTGAGAACTAGACCGGGATCAAGCTTTACTTTGGAACCTCTTAGGTTAATTCCATGTTTTTTTTCGTTTTTTCTAAAATCAAAATTATATTTTTCATTCTTATATATAAATTCAATATTTGATCTGTTTTTAATATTTACTTGTTCCATCCTCATATCTATTTCTTCAAGAAATATTTTTGATAGAGAGACTTTTCCTTTATTGGGATAATAAGTAATAAAAACAGCACGATTATCATACTTTATTGATCCAAGAATTTTTTTGTTTTTTATTGGAAGCCTGAGGGCATACCACTCATTTTGTTGCTTTCTCGAAAGAATTCCATTTACTCTCTTACCCAATAAACGTTTTTCACCTTCATTAATATAAATAGAGGTTGTAGCAATCCCTGTTTTATTAATTGTAAGATGTTTATCATAAACTACAATATTCTCATCAAAAAAATTATTTTTATCTCTAATTTTTTGTTGGAATGAGAATAAATGATTTTGTTGTTCAATAATATAAAAAAAGTGAGTGGAGCAAAAAGAAATTTGTGCTATTATTTTTTCGTTTATCTGCAGGTTGCCTTCCCTCAAAGGAGCATCTTTAAATTTAAAATATTTTAAACTTCCGTCACTACTAATAATTGATATTCCTTCACCTTCACTCTCAATCTGATAATCGTATCCTAATTTATTATTGATAAATAATACTTCCACCGTCTACTCATTTCTAAATTCTTATTTTATAAATAATCTGAAATTCTATCGCGAATCTTCATATGCATATTTGCTCCAATTGTAAGCAAAATTATTAACAATAGAATAAAACTCAAGTTATACATCCCTTTTTCCCAAAACCACATTCTCCCAAAAGCAATGTCTCTAAAGCCTTCAATAAGATAGTAAAAAGGGTTTATCAGTTGAGACTGGATTAAAATTTGAGGAATTATTTTAAAATGATTCAAAGAAAAAATTACACCTGAGCCATACATTAAAAATCTGAAAATATAGTTCAAAAAGAATTTAAAATCAGGAAAAACAACTTCTATCGAAGAACACACAAGGGCCATTGTTAATGAAAAAAGTATCAACATAGGGAAATAATATAATAATTGCAACCAATATAGTGAGGGATAATATCCCGAAAACATTGCAATAACTAGGCCCATACCAACCATGATATAAAGCTCCGTTAAAAAGCCAAACATGGAGGCTGTCGGCATAATACTCACTGGAAACTTCATTTTTGCTGTTGTCTTAAACTGGGTGGACACACTCTTTGCACCCGTTACGATAACGTGTTGCATAAAAGAGTACACCCCCATACCGATAAACATCCAAGAAAGAGGTGGCAATCCATCCGGAGCCGAACGTTGCATGAGTACTCCAAAGATTATATAGTTGATTGCCAGTTGTACCAATGGATCAAGAATTTCCCAGATTCTTCCAAACCTGCTTTGCATTGAGGTGCTTTTAGTACTGTATTTTGATAGATTAATAGCTATCGGAAAATATTTAACTTGTTCTTTAAGATAAAGAATAGCGTCTTGCATTATTGTATTACTCCTTCACCTGTTTGAGCCGTTGTGAATTCTCCTGAGACAGGTAAGTTTATTGTTTGTCCTGGTTGAATGATATTAAAATCGATATCTGGGTTGGCTGTTTGTATTTCCTCCACAGTTAAACCCTTACTTTCTGCAATGCTCCCTAAGGATTCTCCTGCTTGTACCTCATAAGTGGTTTGAGGGATAGAACTCGAACTCGCTGTAGTTTCACTTGAACTATGAACTTCACTATTTGACTGATTTGTTGCATTTTCCGATATAGAACTTGAGGGAACACTTGAAGAAGTTGTCATTTCTTCTTTACTGTGCTGCTTACTGTTTCTATTTTCTACAGACGAATGCTTTGCTTTAAAAAGATGTTGAGTGAAAAGCTCTACTGGATGTGCAATAGATTCTCTTAAAGTCGTGTTACTTAAAGAAACTAAGGTAATCCATATAAAAACAAATGCACAACATCCCAACACAATTTTGGAGATGAAAGAAAGCTTATGATTATCTTTCTTATTTCTCAAAACTTCTGTAACTTCTCGTGTTACTCGACGGCTTCTCGAGGGATTTTGACTTATAATTTCTTTTCTTAGACTTTCAACAGAATAATTAAATTGTGCTTGCCTTTGCTCTTGTTTGTAATTCTCTTGCTCTTTTTTAGAAAGCCCCTTAAACCAACGCACAAATTTTTCATATTCTGGAAGCACTTCCTCGGGCTTTCCATACTGCTTAACCTCTCCGTAGTTTAACCATATGACCCGATCGCACCATTCTTTTATGGTTCTCATATCATGTGAAACCAATAAAATTGTTTTACCCTTGTCACGAAATTCAAACATTTTCTTTTGTGATTTATCAACAAAGGTTTTGTCCCCTACTGATAATCCTTCATCAATAATCATAATATCTGGATCCTGATGCACCATAATAGAAAAACCAAGTTTTGCTTTCATACCAGATGAATAAGTTTTAACGGGTTGATCGATAAAAGGGCCTAACTCAGAAAATGCGATGATTTCATCCATCTTCGCTTTTATCTCTTTATTTTTCATCCCGACCATCAGTGCTTTTAGACGTATATTCTCACGTCCAGAAAGGTTATTCTGCAAGCCAGCATGCGCCGCAATAATTGAAACGTCTCCATTTATCTCTACTTGCCCTGTTGTCTGGGCAATTTGTCCACTGATGATATTTGAAAGTGTTGATTTACCTGCACCATTAAGACCGATGACCCCAACACATTCTCCTTCGTGTATTTCAAAACTTACATTACGCAAGGCCCAGAAATCTTTTTTTTCCTTTTCATTGGTGCTAATTAATGATTTTGCCTTGTTGAGACTACTTTTCACGGGTAGCATTTCAAATTTTTTGGATAAAAATTGGGCTTTTATTTTACTGACCTTCACTTGTTATTCCTTCCAGCTGGTTAAGTTTTCTCATACTTTTAATATTTTCCCTTTCTTATTATAATATTTTTTTTATAATAATACAGCTCTCACTCGTAAATAATTTCACATTATTAAATAATTCCCTAAAGAAACTTTACAATGTAATAATGCTTGAAGAAATAGGCACAAACCCTTATGTTCGTTTTTGACGTATTTAAGTTTGGTTATTCTTCCCTAAAACGATTTCATCATAAGTGATGTTAAAAAGAGCCAATATCCTTTCTAACTTTTCCTGCGATACATGAGAAGAATCTTTTTCTAAACGCTCTAAGCAATCGACATCCATACCTAGTTTGTAAGCCAACTCTTTTTTTGACAAGTTTTTTTCTCTTCTCAGTTCTTCTAAAGAACGCTGAATCATTAGAACTCCCATCTTAATTTTACTGTAAATTACATATAAACATTATAATTATAATACGTTTTTAACGAATAATAAAGAGGCAACTTAGCTTTTGTTCTTGATTACTGCCCTATTTCACGCTATAATAAGTTCATGGAAAATCAAGAACAACGCGCCATTATCGCAGCCAATATAAAAAAATATATTCAGAAAAGTGGAGTGAAACAAAAAGATTTCGCTGCTAAAATTGGAGTTGTTCCATCCACTTTATCTGATTACCTCAATATGCGTATCATGCCTTCGCAAGGTGTCATTCAAAGAATGGCAGATTTTTTTGGGGTAGATAAATCTGATATAGATACTACCTACAAAAATAAATTATCCCTAAATTTGGATAGTTTAATTGATGAAGCACTTTTTTATAAAACAGAAGTTATTGAAGAGCGAGACCGCCAATTCTTCAAAAATGTTTTGGATGCTTATTATAAGAGTAAAAATATTACTTAAATATATTTTGATGTATCCCGACCTTTCAGGGTCTTTTTATATACTTTGATTTCTCATTTTATACAAAAAATATCACGAGTAAGTTTATAAAAAAAGTTTTCTAAAAGTGGTATAATATGAAGCGACTATACATCGCATGTATTGTATTCTATTATAAGAAAGGTTATCTTAAAAGTTTTTACTTTTATAAACGATAAGAAAAAAATATTTTGAATATTAATGATTTTGATTTTAATTTACCTGAAGAACTCATTGCCCAAACTCCACTGGAACAACGCTCTGAATCACGTCTCTTAATCCTTGATAAAGAGACGCATTCAATGGACGACAAACATTTCTACGATATAGTAGATGAGCTTAACCCTGGGGATGCTCTGGTTCTTAATAACACGCGTGTCCTCCCTGCTCGTCTCTATGGAGTAAAGCCTGAGACACAAGGGCATGTAGAACTCTTGCTTCTTAAAAATACTGAAGGGGATCAATGGGAAACCCTCGCAAAACCCGCTAAACGCATGCGCGTTGGGCAAGAACTTTCTTTTGGGGATGGTCGCTTAAAAGCAACGGTTGTTGAGGAACTCGAGCATGGTGGTCGTATCGTTGAATTTAGTTATGATGGTATCTTCCTCGAAGTTTTGGAAAGCTTAGGAGAAATGCCACTTCCACCTTATATTCATGAAAAACTAGAAGATCAAGAACGTTATCAAACAGTCTTTGCAAAAGAGAATGGTTCTGCAGCTGCTCCAACAGCAGGCTTGCATTACACACCCGAACTATTAGACCAAATTCGTGCTAAAGGTGTACACATCGTTGAGCTAACGCTACATGTAGGCTTAGGAACCTTCCGCCCTGTAAGTGTAGACAATATTGATGAACACCAAATGCACAGTGAATTCTATCAACTCTCGGAGGAGGCAGCAGCAACACTTCGTGCAGTCAAAGCTTCAGGACACCGTGTAATCGCTTGTGGCACAACTTCGATCCGTACTTTGGAAACCATTGGTACTAAATTCGACGGTGATATTCAAGCCGACTCTGGTTGGACAGACATCTTTATCAAACCTGGTTATCAATGGAAAGTGGTTGATGCTTTCAATACAAATTTCCACTTACCAAAATCTACTTTAGTTATGCTGGTTGCTGCTTTTGCTGGACAAGATTTTATTTTAGAAGCTTACCAACATGCAATTGATGAGCATTACCGCTTCTTCAGCTTTGGCGATGCTATGTTTGTAAAATAAATGAGCTTTCTTAATTTAGCACTGACCAGAGAGTTCATTTCTATCTTATCCGATGGACAAATTACAGAAAATGGTCAAGCCATTCGGAGACATTTTAAAAAGTTTTATGTAAGTCCAAAGGGCTTTGTGATAGGTATCACTGGTTATCATAAAATTACCGAAGAAATCCTGGTTCAAATTCATTATCAGCCCCAACTTGACCCCCAGCAAGCCCAGAGCTTTCTTACAACTGCCTTAGACCGTTACAAAGATAAAAGGGCTGGGTTATTAGCCAAGAAAGTAGCCTATAATGCAGTCATTGCCTTTTACAGTAATGGAGTGCCCAAAGCTCGAACTTTTCATATAGAGGAAGGAAAACTTACCACAAGAGATTATTCGGGCTCTAGCTTAATTTCTTTTCCTCCAGATGATATTGATTTTGATCCGAATAAGATTATTAGTACATATCTGAAAAATAATCAAGCCCTTTTACCTAAAATACAACTTCTACAAAGAAATGCACTTTATAGAATTGCCGAGTGTTCTCAAACTGTAAACAAAACAGTTTTTCAAGAAATAATCAAAAGAGATGTGTCTTAAGTGACGCATCTCTTTGTTTATATCTCATATATTGCTCTTCTTTATCTAAAAAAACTTTCCGATATGGAAAGTTCCGAGTTTAAACTATTTTGAAAAATATGTATTGGTTTTAAAAAGAATATTCAACAATGCGACTGCTACTCCTGCTACAATCACTGCTTTGATAATCGCACCAAGAATAAAAGGAAGAAATCCAACACTAAAAGCAGTACCCCAAGAAGCGCCAATAAAAAATTTCAGCCAAATAGTCCCTAAGACGAGAATCAAAAATTGAGCGCCAAGATTCGTTAATAAAATTGATATGAATTTTCGCTCTGTTTTCAAGAGAAAATAAGAAAGGAGAGGTGCAACTAAAATGAAAGAAAATAAAAATCCACCTGTTGGTCCAAATAAAGCACCCATGCCTGAGGCTCCACCAGCAAAAACAGGTAAGCCTACTGCTCCTAAAACAAGATAAGTGAGCAGTGCAAAAAAACTTTCACGTGGCTGTAAGAGTGTAGCAATCAGCCCAATAGCCAGAGTTTGTAAAGTAATAGGAACAATACCCACAGGAATAGCTAGAGGTGACAAAACTGCAACTATAGCAGCTCCTAAAGCAATAAGAGTAATAGAATACGTTTGTGAAATTTTCATAAAAAAGTCCTTTTGTTTTATAGGTAAAATTATATCAGCTTTCATAAAATAATACAATTTTAAACACTGGCATACCTTAAAAAATAAAAAAAGACAGTCTATTTAAACTGTCCTTTATTTTTATTTCTGATCTTCATCCATCATATCCATGAAATCATCAAATAAGTAACTCGCATCATGCGGGCCAGGTGCTGCGTCTGGATGGAACTGCACTGAGAAAGCGGGATAGCGTTTATGGCGAACCCCTTCAATCGATTGATCATTGATTTCCATATGAGTAATCAAAAGATCCTCTGGCAAATCTTCTCCTGAAACAGCGTAACCATGGTTCTGACTTGTAAAGTCAATTCTTCCTGTGGCAATCTCTCTCACAGCATGATTAAAGCCTCGATGTCCAAATTTCATCTTATAGGTTGTAGCACCATTGGCCAAACTGAAAAGTTGATGCCCTAGACAGATTCCAAAAATAGGAAGTTTACCTTGGATATTTTGAATCATCTCCACAGCTTGAGGCACATCTGTTGGGTCGCCTGGGCCATTACTAAGCATCACACCATCTGGATTCATATCCAAGATTTCCTCTGCAGTTGTATTGTAAGGAACTACTGTGATATTACAGTTACGTTTAGAAAGCTCACGTAAAATTGAATGCTTGAGTCCAAAGTCAACTACAACTACCTTTCTTCCTGTATTTGGGGAAGAATACGCAGTGAGTGTACTGCTTTTTTCAACTTGATTATTGGGTAATACCGTAGCTTTAAGTTGACTCATCTGATGGTCAATTTCGTCTTTGGCATTTACTAAAGCTGCCTTCATTGTCCCATGCTGGCGTATAATTTTTGTTAAGGCACGCGTATCAATTCCTGCAATACCCGGAATATTTTTTGCCTCTAAAAATTCATCTAAGGACATCTGCATTCTCCAATTTGAAGGACGACGAGCTGCTTCACTCACAACGACCGCCTTGCAACTTGGATGAATAGATTCATAGTCATCACGATTGACGCCATAATTTCCAACTAATGGATATGTAAAAGTCAAAATTTGCCCATTATAGGATTGGTCCGTAATAGACTCTTGGTAACCCGTCATTCCTGTACTAAAGACAAGTTCACCAGTTATATCTGAGCTGGCACCAATTGCTTGCCCCTCAAAGATCGTTCCATCTTCCAATATTAACAGTCGTTTCATAGGTTCCTCCAATATTTCTAAGCTTTCTCACGCAATACAGCTTCTAAAATAGCCATACGTGTGTAAACACCGTTCGTCATTTGCTGAACGATGCGGCTCTTAGAACATTCGACTAAACTATCAGCAATCTCAACATCGCGATTAACGGGCGCTGGGTGCATAATGATTGCCGTATCACGGAGCTGTCCTGCACGCTCTGCAGTTAAGCCGTATCGGTCATGATAATCTTCTTTCGAGATAATATCTCCAGCAGTATGGCGCTCATATTGTACACGTAGTAACATATGGACATCAAGTTCTGGCAAAATCTCATCAAGATGAGCATAACTTCCATACGCACCAAACTCTTCTTCTTTGTACCATTTTTCTGGTCCTGTGAAGTAGATTTGGGCGCCTAATTTATTGAGCATCATCATGTTTGATTTGGCGACGCGCGAGTGTGTAAGATCACCTGAAATAGCAATCTTCAAGCCCTCAAACTTACCAAATTCTTCATAAATCGTCATCAAATCAAGCAAACATTGACTTGGGTGTTGGCCACTACCATCACCACCATTAACGATTGCACAATTGATACTGTCTGAATTAATCAACTGATCGTAGTAATGTTCTTCAGAAGAGCGAATCACACAAACTTCAACGCCAAGTGCGTCTAAGGTTAAAATTGTATCGTATAGTGTTTCACCTTTGCTAAGCGCACTTGTACCGACATCAAATTCAAGGACATCTAATCCTAATTTACGCTCGGCAATGTGGAAAGAATTATGTGTACGTGTGCTGTTTTCAAAAAAGAGATTCGAAGTGAAAATCTGACGATCATTTTCAAATTTTGCTGTCCCTTTTTTAAATTCAGAAGCACGTTTGATTAAAGCCATCACTTCTTCTGTTGATAGAACTTCCATACTTGTCAAATTTGACAAGCTTACTAAACCATTTGTTACTGACATTATAGGTCTCCTTTACCCTGATCGCACTCTCTCTGTAGTGCGATTTTTTAAATGTTGATGAACGACAATGATTTGCTCCGAGATTTGTCTTTCCCAAAGCAAATCTCTATACTAAGCTTCTTCTGGTAGAACCAGATTAAGCACAATACCAATAATAGTAGCAATCGCTACAGATGAAATCTGTAGATTTTGCGTGATATCAAGTACCATACCGCCAATACCGATGACGAGTACGACACTTGAGATTAATAGATTACGTTTGATGTCAAAGTTGATTTTATTCTCCACAATGATTTTCAAACCACTCGCTGCAATTACCCCGAAGAGTGCAATAGAAGCACCGCCGATAACAGGACTCGGGATAGAAGTCAACAAGGCTGT
This window encodes:
- a CDS encoding biotin transporter BioY, whose amino-acid sequence is MKISQTYSITLIALGAAIVAVLSPLAIPVGIVPITLQTLAIGLIATLLQPRESFFALLTYLVLGAVGLPVFAGGASGMGALFGPTGGFLFSFILVAPLLSYFLLKTERKFISILLTNLGAQFLILVLGTIWLKFFIGASWGTAFSVGFLPFILGAIIKAVIVAGVAVALLNILFKTNTYFSK
- a CDS encoding CDP-glycerol glycerophosphotransferase family protein yields the protein MEVLFINNKLGYDYQIESEGEGISIISSDGSLKYFKFKDAPLREGNLQINEKIIAQISFCSTHFFYIIEQQNHLFSFQQKIRDKNNFFDENIVVYDKHLTINKTGIATTSIYINEGEKRLLGKRVNGILSRKQQNEWYALRLPIKNKKILGSIKYDNRAVFITYYPNKGKVSLSKIFLEEIDMRMEQVNIKNRSNIEFIYKNEKYNFDFRKNEKKHGINLRGSKVKLDPGLVLKLKINKRVFYIYSYKGKNYLTCIAKKAYSIKTDLKISFVKDSVIIYGKYSNTYKKTTGMYDYIYIKGNDHPISRFRRLSTNRGKSLAYAKIPIEVLTNTEEIHRGLYLGSESEKLYPLYMKNNLKEDFEVFARKKLNNNIMLFRGNVGGGTSCTILPFSEEYSLSNVLKQSIASLTSKKVGNMPINLYFEKFSKKADESAIKVFDRVLSENTLSKNYFILDKRSKDFSMLKEKYGKNLVKKYSLKHYQLIYKADNFISTEFSNHVINDRIFLNKLRSKITETPLIFLQHGIMFAKPIENPMAAGFHKKNIKINLKKVIISSELEAKEFYKVGYRPDDLLLSGLATFDNPVINDLKYYSYMPTYRYWEEHLVYENKLEKTSYYRDIISVIKAFEENNLLDKLLIVPHNKFANYIVDHFPDYKNNICTNPSEALTLSKIFISDYSSAIYDAINRGAYPIFWWKEKEMLIEKYQAKPSLDEKTAPGPIAYNEQELIEHIINAEKNEYKLEEIFENKYRKINNFSDNNNTERIINYLKTENII
- a CDS encoding ATP-binding cassette domain-containing protein; the encoded protein is MKVSKIKAQFLSKKFEMLPVKSSLNKAKSLISTNEKEKKDFWALRNVSFEIHEGECVGVIGLNGAGKSTLSNIISGQIAQTTGQVEINGDVSIIAAHAGLQNNLSGRENIRLKALMVGMKNKEIKAKMDEIIAFSELGPFIDQPVKTYSSGMKAKLGFSIMVHQDPDIMIIDEGLSVGDKTFVDKSQKKMFEFRDKGKTILLVSHDMRTIKEWCDRVIWLNYGEVKQYGKPEEVLPEYEKFVRWFKGLSKKEQENYKQEQRQAQFNYSVESLRKEIISQNPSRSRRVTREVTEVLRNKKDNHKLSFISKIVLGCCAFVFIWITLVSLSNTTLRESIAHPVELFTQHLFKAKHSSVENRNSKQHSKEEMTTSSSVPSSSISENATNQSNSEVHSSSETTASSSSIPQTTYEVQAGESLGSIAESKGLTVEEIQTANPDIDFNIIQPGQTINLPVSGEFTTAQTGEGVIQ
- a CDS encoding ABC transporter permease, with the translated sequence MQDAILYLKEQVKYFPIAINLSKYSTKSTSMQSRFGRIWEILDPLVQLAINYIIFGVLMQRSAPDGLPPLSWMFIGMGVYSFMQHVIVTGAKSVSTQFKTTAKMKFPVSIMPTASMFGFLTELYIMVGMGLVIAMFSGYYPSLYWLQLLYYFPMLILFSLTMALVCSSIEVVFPDFKFFLNYIFRFLMYGSGVIFSLNHFKIIPQILIQSQLINPFYYLIEGFRDIAFGRMWFWEKGMYNLSFILLLIILLTIGANMHMKIRDRISDYL
- the queA gene encoding tRNA preQ1(34) S-adenosylmethionine ribosyltransferase-isomerase QueA, yielding MNINDFDFNLPEELIAQTPLEQRSESRLLILDKETHSMDDKHFYDIVDELNPGDALVLNNTRVLPARLYGVKPETQGHVELLLLKNTEGDQWETLAKPAKRMRVGQELSFGDGRLKATVVEELEHGGRIVEFSYDGIFLEVLESLGEMPLPPYIHEKLEDQERYQTVFAKENGSAAAPTAGLHYTPELLDQIRAKGVHIVELTLHVGLGTFRPVSVDNIDEHQMHSEFYQLSEEAAATLRAVKASGHRVIACGTTSIRTLETIGTKFDGDIQADSGWTDIFIKPGYQWKVVDAFNTNFHLPKSTLVMLVAAFAGQDFILEAYQHAIDEHYRFFSFGDAMFVK
- a CDS encoding aspartate carbamoyltransferase catalytic subunit; this translates as MSVTNGLVSLSNLTSMEVLSTEEVMALIKRASEFKKGTAKFENDRQIFTSNLFFENSTRTHNSFHIAERKLGLDVLEFDVGTSALSKGETLYDTILTLDALGVEVCVIRSSEEHYYDQLINSDSINCAIVNGGDGSGQHPSQCLLDLMTIYEEFGKFEGLKIAISGDLTHSRVAKSNMMMLNKLGAQIYFTGPEKWYKEEEFGAYGSYAHLDEILPELDVHMLLRVQYERHTAGDIISKEDYHDRYGLTAERAGQLRDTAIIMHPAPVNRDVEIADSLVECSKSRIVQQMTNGVYTRMAILEAVLREKA
- a CDS encoding helix-turn-helix domain-containing protein, whose product is MENQEQRAIIAANIKKYIQKSGVKQKDFAAKIGVVPSTLSDYLNMRIMPSQGVIQRMADFFGVDKSDIDTTYKNKLSLNLDSLIDEALFYKTEVIEERDRQFFKNVLDAYYKSKNIT
- a CDS encoding helix-turn-helix domain-containing protein, with amino-acid sequence MIQRSLEELRREKNLSKKELAYKLGMDVDCLERLEKDSSHVSQEKLERILALFNITYDEIVLGKNNQT
- a CDS encoding carbamoyl phosphate synthase small subunit, with the translated sequence MKRLLILEDGTIFEGQAIGASSDITGELVFSTGMTGYQESITDQSYNGQILTFTYPLVGNYGVNRDDYESIHPSCKAVVVSEAARRPSNWRMQMSLDEFLEAKNIPGIAGIDTRALTKIIRQHGTMKAALVNAKDEIDHQMSQLKATVLPNNQVEKSSTLTAYSSPNTGRKVVVVDFGLKHSILRELSKRNCNITVVPYNTTAEEILDMNPDGVMLSNGPGDPTDVPQAVEMIQNIQGKLPIFGICLGHQLFSLANGATTYKMKFGHRGFNHAVREIATGRIDFTSQNHGYAVSGEDLPEDLLITHMEINDQSIEGVRHKRYPAFSVQFHPDAAPGPHDASYLFDDFMDMMDEDQK